The Phoenix dactylifera cultivar Barhee BC4 chromosome 9, palm_55x_up_171113_PBpolish2nd_filt_p, whole genome shotgun sequence genome window below encodes:
- the LOC103719576 gene encoding LOB domain-containing protein 40-like, which translates to MPYKLPPLHPTSRPRSHPSYRSILFSSLSIPPVPISPSYISYPEGSAAVRPSAMRMSCNGCRVLRKGCSDDCTIRPCLQWIKTSEAQANATVFLAKFYGRAGLMNLINAGTDQLRPAIFRSLLYEACGRIVNPIYGSVGLLWSGNWSLCQAAVENVLCGAPITQISSDSAAAAVPPTKAYDIRHVAKNSDSAADLHKVAKPRQRFKRSGHVIKPKAMPGFIAAEPGGDDPAVVWPGGSCPVEPANRGESRENGSVFSAESVEGSHVSQAEPNDSAPEAEVVELDLTLGLRMAVRPVEGARLQVGACEADACPVELGLGLIA; encoded by the exons ATGCCATATAAACTCCCACCTTTGCACCCCACCTCTCGCCCCAGGTCCCATCCCTCCTACCGTTCCATTCTATTCTCGTCTCTTTCGATTCCTCCTGTTCCCATCTCCCCTTCCTACATTAGCTATCCAGAGGGTAGCGCCGCCGTCCGTCCGTCAGCCATGAGGATGAGCTGCAACGGCTGCCGGGTCCTCCGGAAGGGGTGCAGCGACGACTGCACCATCCGGCCCTGCCTCCAGTGGATCAAGACCTCCGAGGCCCAGGCCAATGCCACCGTCTTCCTTGCCAAGTTCTACGGCCGCGCCGGCCTCATGAACCTCATCAACGCCGGCACCGACCAACTCCGCCCTG CTATATTCCGCTCGCTGCTGTACGAAGCCTGCGGTCGGATCGTGAACCCGATCTACGGCTCGGTCGGGCTGCTGTGGTCTGGAAACTGGTCGCTTTGCCAGGCCGCCGTGGAGAACGTTCTCTGTGGCGCGCCCATCACCCAGATCTCCTCCGACTCGGCCGCGGCCGCCGTCCCACCCACCAAGGCCTACGACATCCGCCACGTGGCGAAGAACTCGGACTCCGCTGCGGATCTACACAAGGTCGCCAAGCCCCGCCAACGCTTCAAGCGCTCGGGCCATGTCATCAAGCCCAAGGCCATGCCCGGCTTCATCGCCGCCGAGCCGGGCGGGGACGATCCGGCCGTGGTCTGGCCCGGCGGGAGCTGCCCGGTCGAGCCGGCGAATAGAGGGGAGAGCCGGGAGAACGGGAGCGTGTTCTCGGCGGAGTCGGTGGAGGGGTCGCACGTGAGCCAGGCGGAGCCGAACGACAGCGCGCCGGAGGCGGAGGTGGTGGAGCTGGATCTGACCCTGGGACTCCGGATGGCGGTCCGTCCGGTTGAGGGGGCACGGCTCCAGGTGGGCGCCTGTGAAGCTGACGCGTGTCCGGTGGAGCTTGGGCTCGGCCTGATCGCGTGA